The DNA segment ACATTGATAACACCGCCGATAGTGTTCTTACCAAACAGGGTGCCCTGTGGGCCACGCAAGACTTCAATGCGTTCAATATCAAAGTTGTTGATAAAGGTACCTACACTGCTGCCCAAATAAACGCCATCAATAATGACACCGATAGAAGGGTCAAAGGTTTTATCAATTTCCTGGTAGCTAACACCGCGAATAGAAATAGCCGAGGCACCGGGGGCGCCGGTAATCGGCTCGATAGAAACGTTAGGTGCAAAACCCGAAATATCTTTTAAGTTTCTGATAGTGGATTGCTTTAGTTCACGCGTGATCGCCGTTACTGCCAGCGGAACTTCCTGTAGTGATTCTGAACGCTTTCGTGCCGTTACCATCACTTCTTCCAGCACATAGCCTTCTTTTTCCTGCGCTAGCAGGTCTGCTGTTGGCAGCAGTGTTAAGGCTGCGCAGCCAATCGAGTTGGCAACATTCAATAGTTTTTTATTCATTATTGGTTTCCCCCTTGTGGATTTTAGTTTGTACCCAGAGTGCTAATTTTATTTTCATCCAACCAACAGGCGTGAACACCGTAAGGTACTCGCTGTGATATATGAAGTTTTGCCAACTCTTCCATCGTGCTGGCATCGATAATGACTAAATAGGATTTATCTTCATGGCTTAATAGGTCAATCAGGTAGCCATCGTCTTCAGCCTGGCTATTGGCTTTGGCAACAAATAGCGCTTCGCCACCGCGGTAATCACCGTAATCAAAATACTTTACGTCTTTTTCATTGATCAGGTCGTACTTCATTACCCCTTTACCCATAATGCCGCCGGCGCTGCCTTCGTCGAGTAAGTAGGCAAACTGGCTTGGCTTGCCGATATAGTTTGTATTAAAGCTGGGGCGTTCATAAAAATGCTTATCTAAAACTTTTTGCTCAGTCACTTCGCCGCTTTCTAAATTAAGGCGGAATTTATAGAGCAGGGCATCAGGCTCTTCTGATGAGTGGATGGGCACATTGTCGGGATAGGAGTGGAATACCGGTGCAAACAACACGACATCAGTACCGCCATCGTCGCGCTTTTCTTCCCAACCGTTAATGGTGTGCCAGATATGGCCGGGCTTGTCGGTAGTAAACCACGCAATCTTATCGCCTTGCTGATGGTCGCGTTTAATCACGCCAAAACGCATTTTATGTTCGGGGTCAAAGTAGAAACCGGTGCCCCGGTCTTTCATCAATTCACCGGCATCAAAACGCAGTGACAGGTCGGGGAAGATCGAAAAGTTTTCGGTGATATAGCAATCATGCAGAAAACCCATTGCCGGTTTTGCCACCATCAGTTCCTGGTGTTTGGTTAATTCGCCGCCGCTGAGAATATCGTAATGGATACTGCCCGTTTGCACATCAGTACTGTAGCTGGTCCAATCGCCGGTGGTAGGGTCGATTTTAGGGTGAGCAGTAAAAGGCTGGTTTAACTTGCCCCCAAAATCAACAAATTCACCGCTGCCGTCAATGGCCAGTTTGCCATTCTCTACGCGGGTATTGAGTTTAAAAGGCAGGCTGGTTTCCTGCAGGGCGTAAAGCTCACCGTTGTGGTACTGGATAGCGGTGGTAGCAGCACTGTTTTCTATATTGCTAAGCTTGGGCACGATGCCGGTCTTTTGTTCGATCAAAGACAGCATAATCTTGCCCATGGCGGGTTTGCCGCCACCGGCAACATCACCAAATTCAATATAGAGTTCTTTGCCCGCTTCTTTTTCAGCCAAATAGCGCGGGGTTTGCGTGTACTTATTGGTGTAAGTCGCTTGGCCGTTTTCAATCCTTACCTGATGAATCATGCCCGCACCGTTAAACATATGGCGGCGGCTGTCCGTTCGGTCAAAGGGGCTGTTGGTGCCATTACGTAAATAAAGGCCACTTAAGTCCGCAGGGATTTCCCCTTCAACCGTAATCGCTGAGTCCGTTAATTCATTGTGGATGGGGCAATAGCCGATTTTGGAATAGTCGCTGCCCTGGTTGTAGCTGGGCAGGTCCATGGCATCGTTGGCTTTTTGCCTGAAATTAGCCAGCAGGGGTTTAAGCAGCACAAAGCGTATAAGGCCATAAAAGGCTGCCAGACATAAGATCACAATCAGTAGTGTGGACATAGTGACTCCTTAGGGTTGCCAGGTTGTTAGTTATTATCAGTGTGTTGATATGCATCATGGTGCATATCGATAGATTGTGAGCATAGCCATTCCGTTGTAGCTATGCAACATGTATCATATGGTTACGTTTTGAGCGAGGAAGGTGGATGTCCCTTAAACATGTAATTTTGGTGGTCTTGAAGAAGGGCAGCGCCAGTGGTTATGAGATCAATCAGACCTTTGAGGGGCCATTGGGTATTTATTGGAATACCAGCCATCAGCGGGTCTACAGGGCTCTGGCCACCCTTAGCAAAGACCGCTGGGTTAGCTTTGAGCTCCACCCCCAGAGCGGTAAGCCCGATAAGAAGGTCTATGATATTACCCCTGAGGGGGAGCGGCAGTTGCTGGAGTGGCTAATGGAATACCAGCAGCCAGCGCCTATTAATGAAAGCTTACAGGTAAAGCTTTTTGCCGGTGAATTTTGCCCCACAGAAGTGCTGTTAGAGCAAATAAAGGCTCTAAGGCAAGAACATCAGAAAAAACTGACCAGTTATCAAGCAGATGCGGACAAAGTAAAGGACGCTATAGACCATCTGGCTATTGAGAATCGCCGCGGCTACCTGACCTTGCGCAAGGGGATATTAATGGAGCAGGCGCGGCTAAGCTGGTGCGATGAGGCGATTATCATGCTGGAGCAGGATTTAGCCCAATAGTGCTGCCGGCCCTTAGCCATTGCAATCACGGGTTTCTCTGGTATGATGCATCGCCTGAATTTTCGCCAGTTGACTGGCAATACCAGTGCGGTGCTCAACGGCTGTTTCCACGGAGGAGACCATAAGGCTTGATTGGGTTGCGGCACACTGAAAGAGAGTAAAACAATGAGAGCTGATATCCACCCTAAATATGAAGAAGTCACTGCGACTTGTAGTTGCGGTAATGTTGTAACAACCCGTTCAACCTTGTGTAAAGACATCCACTTGGATGTATGTGGTGCCTGTCACCCGTTCTACACCGGTAAGCAGAAAATGTTGGATAGCGGTGGCCGTGTTGATCGCTTTAAGAAGCGTTTCGCTAGCCGTAGCAGCAAGGGTTAATGGTAGGGGAGTTCCTCTGATCATTACCAGATCTTTAAACAAAGCGCCCAGCCAATTTTGGTTGGGCGTTTTTGTTTCTGTTATATGCTTTTTTTCATTGCCAGCCGTTGCTGCCGAACTCTGCGCTGCCAGCGGCAAGATTGAATGGGCACAGATCAAAAAAATTGTTGATGGCGACACTTTGCATTTGCGTGATGGTCGCAAAGTGCGAGTGATGGGAATAAATAGCCCTGAAATAGGTTATAGAAAGAAGGACGACCCAGGTTATCCCCAGCCCCTGGCTATGGCCGCAAAACAAGCAGCGGAAAATTTTTTCTCATCAGGTTCCAAAGTGGGTTTACGCTTTGGTGAGCTACGAGTGGATCACTATGGCCGGGTGCTGGCGCATGTTTATCGGGCTGATGGCGCAAGTCTGTCTGCGCACCTGCTGAGCCAGGGTTTGGCCTGGCATGTTGTTGTGCCACCGAATGTGTCAGGTTGGCAGTGTTTACAGGCGGTTGAAATTGCTGCAAAAAAACAGTCGGCAGGTTTATGGGGGCATTTAGCTTACCCAACAAAACAGGCCAATCATCTCAGTATGAATGACACCGGCTTTCAACAGATTACCGGTAAAGTGGTTGCTGTTAATCGCACTCGCGGTGGCTGGTGGGTACAGTTAGGTCAATTGGCCGTCCGGGTACAAGATAAACATTTAAAGTATTTGGATGATGTCACTCCACAGGATTGGCTTCATCAAACCTTAACTCTTCGTGGTTGGGTGATTGATCGCAGCCAGTCCAGCGCTGTTAAGAAAAAAGGGTATTCTGCTTTAATGATTAACCTCCAGCATTCAGCCATGCTGAAGTAGTGTTTTTTTATTGAAAACAATTATTTATTTTATCGGCTGCTAAGCTACATTTAATAAAAGGTGCTTGTGGCAGCAGGTGCTTTTCTATATTCTTTCGCCCCCTTCACAAGGTGAAAAAGCTATAAAAATCAACTGATTGTTATAACAATATACCTTTTATATTATTTACCATTGGATTAAAAAAGTATGTCAAAAGACATCAAGCAAGCGGCACTGGATTATCATGCCCAGCCAAAACCTGGAAAAATTTCTGTTGAGCTAAGTACTAGCGCCGCTACCCAGCATGATCTTGCTTTGGCCTATAGTCCGGGTGTGGCAGAACCAGTTAAAGCGATTGCTGAAAACCCGGTACGGGCTTATGACTATACGGTGAAGGGTAATCTGGTTGCGGTGATTTCCAATGGCACGGCTATTTTAGGTTTGGGTGATTTGGGTGCGTTGGCCAGCAAGCCGGTTATGGAAGGTAAAGCCCTTTTATTTAAGCGTTTTGCCGGTATTGATTCTGTAGATATTGAAGTTGATACCAAAGATCCTAAAGCCTTTATTGATGCGGTTGCACTGATAGCGAATACCTTTGGTGGTATTAATCTGGAAGATATTAAAGCGCCAGAATGTTTTGAAATTGAAGATGCTTTAATTGAACAATGTGATGTGCCGGTTTTTCATGATGATCAACACGGTACTGCGATTGTAACAGCGGCGGGCATGTTGAACGCGTTAGAGATTCAGGGAAAAACACTGGAAGAAGCCAAAATTGTTTGCCTGGGTGCAGGTTCGGCGGCGGTTGCTTGTATGCGCTTGTTGCGTAGTCTGGGTGCGAAAAAAGAACATGTCACTATGATTGATCGCCGCGGTGTTATTTATAGTGGTCGAGAAGGGCTTAACGAATTTAAGGAAGAGTTTGCTCACGATACCAGTGATAGAACGCTGGAAGATGCGATAAATGGAGCGGATGCTTTTGTGGGTTTATCCGGCGCCAACTTATTGAGCCCTGAACTGTTAAGTACGATGGCAGCTAAGCCGGTTGTCTTTGCTTGCTCTAACCCTGATCCTGAAATTGACCCTGCATTGGCCAATGCAACACGCAGTGATTTAATTATGGCCACTGGCCGTTCTGATTATCCCAATCAGGTAAATAATGTATTGGGCTTTCCGTTTATTTTCCGTGGCGCTTTAGATGTACGTGCCAGTAAAATTAATGAGGAAATGAAAATTGCGGCGGTTAATGCGATTCGCGAATTGGCCAAGCAGCCTGTACCTCAGTATGTGTTGGACGCATGTGGCGTAGACAGTTTGGAGTTTGGTGCCGGGTATATTATTCCCAAGCCAATGGATAGCCGTTTGCTGGGTGATGTTTCTGCGGCAGTGGCGCAGGCGGCGATTGATACTGATGTGGCCAGGCTGCCTTATCCTGAACACTACCCCATTACGAGTGTTGATGAATTGTAGTGGTATGAGTTTGAAATAAAAAAGGCCATCTTACGATGGCCTTTTTTTTGGCAAAAATCTTTATCCGCCCAGAGAGGTTAGTTCACGTTCCAGTAGATGTTCATCACCTAAGTTTAATTCCACTAACCGACGCAGATGAATAATGCTGTCGATATCAATATGTTCGCACTCAAAGCCGGATTGGCCATGGCGAGTATGGCGCCAATTTAGCGACATCGTGATGGAGGTCTCTTCATCAAGATTGATCGTGGCTTCTATCAGCTGACTGGTATCGGCATTCCAATTGTCCGGCGTGACAATTAGCAGGCCCTTGAGTGATAGGTCAGCCAGGGTGGCGATCCATTCTTGGTCCCCCTGACTTAAAGTTATCTCGCCAGTAAAGGCGATGCGGCTAAAAACGCGGCGCTCAATATCGTTAGTCATAACGTTGCCTAATCCTTTTGCGTTGTTTCATGTCATATTGTTATATCATCAGCTCAATACCTGAGTGATCAATACAGACTATAGCAGGTTTACTTTAACTTTTTGTATTTGACCCTCTGCGGTAACGCATTTTCGCCTTTGCGGGCAACAAAGTCTTCATGGTATTCGGTGTAGTTGCCTTCAAAAAACACCACTTCGCTATCCCCTTCATAGGCCAGGATATGGGTACAGATTCGGTCCAGGAACCAGCGGTCGTGAGAGATAATCATGGCACAGCCTGGGAAGGTAATCAGTGCCTCTTCCAGTGCCCGCAGTGTCTCCACATCCAAATCGTTAGAGGGCTCATCGAGTAGTAGCACATTGCCACCTTGTTTCAGGGTGCAGGCCAGTTGCAGGCGGCCGCGTTCACCACCGGACAGTTCACCCACACGTTTTTGCTGGTCGGAGCCTTTAAAGTTAAAGCGACCAATATAAGCCCGCGATGGGATTTCATAGCTGCCAATTTGCAGGATGTCGTGGCCTTCTGATACGGCTTCCCAGACGGTTTGCTGGTCATTAAGTGCATCCCTTAGCTGTTCAACATAGACCAGGTCTACGGTTTCACCGAGTTCAACTTCGCCGCTATCGGCTTGCTCCATACCAGCAATAATTTTAAACAGCGTCGATTTACCAGCACCGTTGCCGCCGATAACGCCGACAATAGCGCCTTTGGGTACAGTAAAGCTCAGGTCCTGATAAAGCATTTCATCGCCAAAGGATTTGCTAACCCCTTTGACTTCAATAACTTTATCGCCCAGTCGCTGCCCGGGTGGTATATAGATTTCGTTAGTCTCGGCGCGGCTTTGGAAATCCTGTGATTGCAGTTCTTCAAAACGTGCAATCCGCGCTTTGTTTTTTGCCTGGCGGCCTTTGGGGTTTTGCTTGACCCACTCCAGTTCAGACTTAACTGTTTTCTGGTGTGAGGCTTCCTGTTTGGCTTCTCGTTGCAGGCGCTCTTCTTTTTGCTCAAGCCATGACGAGTAGTTGCCTTCGTAGGGGATGCCACGACCGCGATCCAGTTCCAGAATCCAGCCTGCTGCATTGTCGAGAAAGTAACGGTCGTGGGTAATCGCTACCACCGTGCCCGGGTATTCGCAGAGGAACTGCTCCAGCCAGTGCACTGACTCTGCGTCCAAATGGTTGGTCGGTTCATCCAGTAATAGCATATCCGGGTTGGACAGCAGCAGTCGGCAAAGGGCCACTCGGCGGCGCTCACCGCCAGACAGTTTGGTGACATCGGCGTCCCAGGGTGGCAGGCGCAAGGCGTCTGCGGCAACTTCCAGTTTATGGTCCAGGTTTTGGGAGTCAGCAGCCTGAATAATATTCTCCAGCTCCTGCTGGCGTTTGCCCAGTGCATCATAATCCGCATCGGGTTCGGCGTAGGCGGCAAAGACTTCTTCCAGTTCTTTTTGGGCGGCTACGACATCTCCCAGTCCATCTTCTACATTGCCGCGCACATCTTTACTGGGGTCTAGCTCGGGTTCCTGAGATAAATAGCCGACATTAATACCAGCCTGTGGGCGAGCCTCGCCTTCAAACTCTTCATCGACCCCAGCCATAATGCGCAGCAGGGTGGATTTACCCGCGCCGTTTAAACCCAGCACACCAATCTTGGCGCCGGGGAAAAAGGATAGTGAGATATCTTTAAGAATTTGGCGCTTGGGTGGGACGACTTTGCCCACGCGGTTCATGGTGTAAACGTACTGTGCCATAGGGTATTAATCCTGACTCAAGGTGTTAGTGATTGGGAATTGCCTGAATAGGGAGGCAAGGTACTCAATCTTTTCCTTTAGATCAAGGTGAGAAGAGAGTCGCGGTTGATTAGGCGCGTACGTCGATAGTGCGACCGACTTCCTGCATGCGCTCAAAGTTGGCTTGATAGCGGTCGGTGATGCTATCCATGGTCATTTTGGTTTGCATCTGCGGAACAATAGCGGCCGACTTTTGGGCGGGGGGAACAACCGCAGGCATTGGGGGGTTGGCCAGAGGGGTTTCGCCAACGCCTTCAGTGATGGCGTCCTGGTCTACCTGTTTGGCCTGTTCAATTAATTCATTATTACTGCTTTCACGCTTGGGCATATCGGTGCTCTGCCGGGATAGCGAGGCGGACAGTGATGCCGTTGAGGGGGCTGTAGAATGAATAACCATATATTCAGGCAATAGCTTTTTCTGGTCAGCGCGGGGCTGGCAGAATAGTGGGTTTCAATATGTATTGGGTTGGTCGGCAGTGTTTGTCGACGGCGCTATATTAAAGAAATTAAAAAATCCGTCCAATAGATTTTTTTTACATTTTTCCCGCTATTTATAGCTGAAAGTTTGATAAGTGATTATTTGTTATCCACTGACGGTGATAGCATAAATGTCTGGAGTACTGTTTTTATATACAGTATAGTCAGGATGTATTCACGGGATGGTATTGCCATGAGACTATTTATTGCAGAAAAGCCCAGCCTGGGCCGCGCCATAGCGGATGTATTACCCAAGCCCCACCGCAAGGCGGAGGGGTGTATTTATGTTGGCAATGGTGATTGCGTGAGTTGGTGTGTTGGTCATTTACTGGAGCAGGTTGAGCCGGATGCCTACGATGCCAGGTTTAAACAATGGCGGTTGGAGCATCTGCCGATTGTGCCCGAGCAGTGGCAGCTAAAGCCCAAGGCCAGTAGCCGCAAACAATTATCGGTGCTGCGGCAGTTGATTAAACAGGCTGACCAGTTGATTCATGCCGGTGACCCTGATCGCGAAGGGCAGTTGCTGGTTGATCAGGTGATTGAGTATCTCAATGTCAGCGCTAACAAACGTGCAACCATCCAGCGCTGCCTGATCAGTGACCTTAATCCTGCTGCGGTCAGCCGGGCGATCAAACAGCTGACTGACAATAAAGCCTTTGTGCCCCTCTCGACATCTGCCCTGGCCCGCTCCAGAGCAGACTGGCTCTACGGTATTAATATGACGCGGGCCCTGACCTTGCAGGGGCGCAAGGTTGGCTATCAGGGGGTACTGTCGGTAGGGCGGGTGCAAACGCCTTTATTGGGTTTGGTGGTACGCAGGGATAAAGAGATTGAAAGCTTTGTGGCCAAGCCTTTTTATCAGGTTTTTGCCCAGCTTGAGACCGATAAGGGTGAGCACTTTAAAGCCAAGTGGCAGCCCAGCGAAGCCTGTGCCCAATGGCAAGATGAGGAGGGCAGGGTCATTGCCAAAGCCCTCGCTGAAAATGTAGCCAGCCGTATTGCTGATCAACCTGCCACGGTTAAAGCCAGCTCCCGAAAAGTCAAACAGCAGCCCCCGCCGCAGCTCTATAATTTATCCGCGTTGCAGATTGATGCCGCCAAGCGTTTTTCGATGTCGGCCAAGCAGGTGTTGGATAGCTGCCAACGTTTGTATG comes from the Oceanicoccus sagamiensis genome and includes:
- a CDS encoding carotenoid oxygenase family protein; translation: MSTLLIVILCLAAFYGLIRFVLLKPLLANFRQKANDAMDLPSYNQGSDYSKIGYCPIHNELTDSAITVEGEIPADLSGLYLRNGTNSPFDRTDSRRHMFNGAGMIHQVRIENGQATYTNKYTQTPRYLAEKEAGKELYIEFGDVAGGGKPAMGKIMLSLIEQKTGIVPKLSNIENSAATTAIQYHNGELYALQETSLPFKLNTRVENGKLAIDGSGEFVDFGGKLNQPFTAHPKIDPTTGDWTSYSTDVQTGSIHYDILSGGELTKHQELMVAKPAMGFLHDCYITENFSIFPDLSLRFDAGELMKDRGTGFYFDPEHKMRFGVIKRDHQQGDKIAWFTTDKPGHIWHTINGWEEKRDDGGTDVVLFAPVFHSYPDNVPIHSSEEPDALLYKFRLNLESGEVTEQKVLDKHFYERPSFNTNYIGKPSQFAYLLDEGSAGGIMGKGVMKYDLINEKDVKYFDYGDYRGGEALFVAKANSQAEDDGYLIDLLSHEDKSYLVIIDASTMEELAKLHISQRVPYGVHACWLDENKISTLGTN
- a CDS encoding PadR family transcriptional regulator, with product MSLKHVILVVLKKGSASGYEINQTFEGPLGIYWNTSHQRVYRALATLSKDRWVSFELHPQSGKPDKKVYDITPEGERQLLEWLMEYQQPAPINESLQVKLFAGEFCPTEVLLEQIKALRQEHQKKLTSYQADADKVKDAIDHLAIENRRGYLTLRKGILMEQARLSWCDEAIIMLEQDLAQ
- the rpmE gene encoding 50S ribosomal protein L31, translating into MRADIHPKYEEVTATCSCGNVVTTRSTLCKDIHLDVCGACHPFYTGKQKMLDSGGRVDRFKKRFASRSSKG
- a CDS encoding thermonuclease family protein gives rise to the protein MPAVAAELCAASGKIEWAQIKKIVDGDTLHLRDGRKVRVMGINSPEIGYRKKDDPGYPQPLAMAAKQAAENFFSSGSKVGLRFGELRVDHYGRVLAHVYRADGASLSAHLLSQGLAWHVVVPPNVSGWQCLQAVEIAAKKQSAGLWGHLAYPTKQANHLSMNDTGFQQITGKVVAVNRTRGGWWVQLGQLAVRVQDKHLKYLDDVTPQDWLHQTLTLRGWVIDRSQSSAVKKKGYSALMINLQHSAMLK
- a CDS encoding malic enzyme-like NAD(P)-binding protein; the encoded protein is MSKDIKQAALDYHAQPKPGKISVELSTSAATQHDLALAYSPGVAEPVKAIAENPVRAYDYTVKGNLVAVISNGTAILGLGDLGALASKPVMEGKALLFKRFAGIDSVDIEVDTKDPKAFIDAVALIANTFGGINLEDIKAPECFEIEDALIEQCDVPVFHDDQHGTAIVTAAGMLNALEIQGKTLEEAKIVCLGAGSAAVACMRLLRSLGAKKEHVTMIDRRGVIYSGREGLNEFKEEFAHDTSDRTLEDAINGADAFVGLSGANLLSPELLSTMAAKPVVFACSNPDPEIDPALANATRSDLIMATGRSDYPNQVNNVLGFPFIFRGALDVRASKINEEMKIAAVNAIRELAKQPVPQYVLDACGVDSLEFGAGYIIPKPMDSRLLGDVSAAVAQAAIDTDVARLPYPEHYPITSVDEL
- a CDS encoding PilZ domain-containing protein, giving the protein MTNDIERRVFSRIAFTGEITLSQGDQEWIATLADLSLKGLLIVTPDNWNADTSQLIEATINLDEETSITMSLNWRHTRHGQSGFECEHIDIDSIIHLRRLVELNLGDEHLLERELTSLGG
- the ettA gene encoding energy-dependent translational throttle protein EttA, whose product is MAQYVYTMNRVGKVVPPKRQILKDISLSFFPGAKIGVLGLNGAGKSTLLRIMAGVDEEFEGEARPQAGINVGYLSQEPELDPSKDVRGNVEDGLGDVVAAQKELEEVFAAYAEPDADYDALGKRQQELENIIQAADSQNLDHKLEVAADALRLPPWDADVTKLSGGERRRVALCRLLLSNPDMLLLDEPTNHLDAESVHWLEQFLCEYPGTVVAITHDRYFLDNAAGWILELDRGRGIPYEGNYSSWLEQKEERLQREAKQEASHQKTVKSELEWVKQNPKGRQAKNKARIARFEELQSQDFQSRAETNEIYIPPGQRLGDKVIEVKGVSKSFGDEMLYQDLSFTVPKGAIVGVIGGNGAGKSTLFKIIAGMEQADSGEVELGETVDLVYVEQLRDALNDQQTVWEAVSEGHDILQIGSYEIPSRAYIGRFNFKGSDQQKRVGELSGGERGRLQLACTLKQGGNVLLLDEPSNDLDVETLRALEEALITFPGCAMIISHDRWFLDRICTHILAYEGDSEVVFFEGNYTEYHEDFVARKGENALPQRVKYKKLK